A genomic region of uncultured Roseibium sp. contains the following coding sequences:
- a CDS encoding caspase family protein — protein MRGLKGFLVSIFCLLSVPAEAERYALVIGNGDYEELDDLYNTHSDAEAYHQAFERLGFKSTLKKDLGRDEIWDALDEIAEVAKPGDQVAFVFSGHGWSDGGNNYLLPVDAPKQGRNKKLVRASLALKNGFDGVLDLLAERGVGLTIAIIDACRDNPFASADGFKNINVGRGLSRITPPQDTFVIFSAGAGQVALDRLPDDPPEQRLSVFTRHFVPLLTSNLYLRDAVLKARKQTYDLARTHQGHQQRPALDENGFEKICLAGPGQCSTGQSEQAAYLAAVTEGSADALQSFIYEHPSSAFVAAAKTQLGLLSSSGNLSSLSGAAGNDPAWIRARERCNQLAAMVHEGGVTTVELNAHSGDAKQACREALELRPNDAKMTAQLGRAYYAEENYDRALELLRPASVQDNATAQFVLGVMYWNGYGVDEEKAKALEFHHKAAKQGHPGAQINIGVAYHDGRGVSQDYSEAMRWYLKAAGKNHRVAQLNIGVLYEYGLGTQKDDNKAVKWYRKAAAQGYASGQYSLGYMYANGRGVPKDDTEAVKWYRKAAEQDYARAQTNLGFMYEKGRGVPQDDTEAVKWYRKAAEQDHARAQTNLGYMYAEGRGVSKDEVEAVNWYRKAAEQDYARAQTNLGYLYELGRGVSKDEVEAVKWYRKAANQGYARAQYYLGVNYASGTGVVKDYTEAVKWYRKAAEQDYVRAQFGLGIRYANGEGVPQDYTQARIWYRKAAEQGNVNAQWNLAMLYLKGNGVEQDRDEAASWFRKAADQGDEEAKKKLKEMGY, from the coding sequence ATGCGCGGTTTGAAAGGATTCCTGGTCTCTATTTTCTGTCTTCTCTCGGTTCCTGCGGAGGCAGAACGCTATGCACTCGTGATCGGCAATGGCGATTATGAGGAACTGGATGATCTTTACAACACGCATAGCGATGCGGAAGCATATCATCAGGCCTTTGAGAGACTCGGCTTCAAGTCAACGTTGAAAAAGGACCTTGGCAGGGACGAAATCTGGGACGCGCTGGATGAGATCGCGGAAGTCGCGAAACCGGGAGACCAAGTTGCCTTTGTTTTTTCGGGCCATGGCTGGAGCGATGGCGGCAACAACTATCTGCTGCCGGTCGATGCGCCAAAACAAGGGCGCAACAAGAAACTGGTCCGGGCTTCGCTTGCGCTTAAAAACGGGTTTGATGGTGTTCTGGACCTTTTGGCGGAACGCGGCGTTGGCCTGACGATTGCCATCATCGATGCCTGCCGGGACAATCCGTTCGCCTCTGCCGATGGCTTCAAGAACATCAATGTGGGCCGGGGCCTTTCCCGGATTACACCGCCTCAGGATACGTTCGTGATTTTTTCCGCCGGAGCCGGGCAGGTGGCGCTGGACCGCCTGCCAGATGATCCGCCCGAGCAACGCCTCAGCGTCTTTACCCGCCATTTCGTGCCTCTCTTGACCAGCAACCTTTATCTGCGTGACGCGGTGCTGAAAGCCCGCAAACAGACATACGACCTGGCACGGACGCATCAGGGCCATCAGCAACGCCCGGCGCTGGATGAAAACGGCTTTGAGAAAATCTGTCTTGCCGGGCCGGGTCAGTGCAGCACCGGCCAGTCGGAACAGGCGGCCTACCTGGCAGCTGTGACCGAAGGCTCCGCCGACGCGCTTCAATCCTTTATCTACGAACATCCCAGCAGTGCTTTTGTTGCTGCTGCAAAGACGCAACTGGGACTTTTGTCGTCTAGCGGCAATCTTTCATCACTCAGTGGCGCGGCTGGCAATGACCCGGCCTGGATCCGCGCGCGCGAGAGATGCAACCAACTTGCTGCCATGGTTCACGAAGGAGGTGTCACTACGGTGGAATTGAATGCACACTCCGGGGACGCGAAACAAGCTTGTCGCGAAGCGCTGGAGCTTCGTCCAAATGATGCAAAAATGACCGCGCAGCTTGGCCGGGCGTATTACGCGGAGGAAAACTATGACCGCGCGCTTGAGCTTCTCAGGCCTGCAAGCGTGCAAGACAATGCCACCGCCCAGTTCGTTCTGGGAGTGATGTACTGGAATGGGTATGGAGTTGACGAGGAAAAGGCCAAGGCATTGGAGTTCCATCACAAAGCTGCCAAACAGGGACATCCAGGTGCTCAGATCAACATTGGCGTCGCCTATCACGACGGTCGCGGTGTTTCGCAAGATTATTCCGAGGCGATGCGTTGGTATCTCAAAGCTGCTGGAAAAAACCACCGCGTAGCGCAGTTGAACATTGGGGTGCTTTACGAATATGGCCTCGGCACGCAAAAAGACGATAATAAAGCCGTCAAGTGGTATCGCAAGGCGGCCGCTCAGGGTTATGCGAGTGGTCAATACAGCCTGGGCTATATGTATGCAAATGGCCGAGGAGTTCCCAAAGACGATACCGAAGCCGTCAAGTGGTATCGCAAGGCCGCAGAACAGGATTATGCCCGCGCGCAAACCAACCTGGGCTTTATGTACGAAAAAGGCCGCGGAGTTCCTCAAGACGATACCGAAGCCGTCAAGTGGTATCGCAAGGCCGCAGAACAGGATCACGCCCGCGCGCAAACCAATCTGGGCTATATGTATGCAGAAGGTCGAGGAGTTTCCAAAGACGAAGTCGAAGCTGTCAATTGGTATCGCAAGGCTGCAGAACAGGATTATGCCCGTGCTCAAACCAACCTGGGCTATTTGTATGAATTAGGCCGCGGAGTTTCCAAAGACGAAGTCGAAGCTGTCAAATGGTATCGCAAGGCTGCCAACCAGGGTTATGCAAGAGCGCAGTACTATCTAGGAGTAAATTATGCATCTGGCACTGGCGTTGTGAAAGACTATACCGAAGCGGTCAAGTGGTATCGCAAGGCCGCAGAACAGGATTATGTCCGTGCTCAATTCGGTTTGGGCATTCGCTATGCAAATGGCGAGGGAGTCCCACAGGACTATACTCAAGCTAGAATTTGGTACCGCAAGGCAGCTGAACAGGGAAATGTGAATGCGCAATGGAACCTTGCGATGCTGTACTTAAAAGGTAACGGCGTCGAACAGGATCGGGACGAAGCAGCCAGTTGGTTCAGAAAAGCCGCTGACCAGGGCGATGAGGAAGCCAAGAAGAAACTGAAGGAAATGGGTTACTAA
- a CDS encoding serine protease: MMTRKLTFGALSVATAMMMMFGQASAQETFYCETSDGRATSRIIGGSETSIQEFPWTVSLSAPWGGAHKGHFCGASLISKRWILTASHCFFDQNGDVISPDEIKVHVGGTEAASGKEFGIEKIIVHEHYNPQTSENDIALIRVDSPVDTPSARPINLTSQKLDRIFARVSVCTTVVGWGVTEAGQGAKNLQEVSLPIISNETCRASYPNEVIDETQICAAYSDGQRDSCSGDSGGPLVVEIGNTGNFVQVGVVSWGYGCAEKGHPGVYARVAAYIDWIKEKTGSN; the protein is encoded by the coding sequence ATGATGACTAGAAAACTTACATTCGGCGCATTGTCCGTGGCCACAGCCATGATGATGATGTTCGGTCAAGCATCGGCGCAAGAAACCTTTTATTGCGAGACAAGTGATGGTCGAGCAACCTCGAGGATTATCGGGGGAAGCGAAACAAGCATACAGGAATTCCCTTGGACGGTGTCGCTCTCAGCTCCCTGGGGCGGCGCCCATAAAGGTCACTTCTGCGGGGCTTCCCTCATCTCGAAGCGATGGATCTTGACGGCCTCTCACTGTTTCTTTGACCAGAACGGGGATGTCATAAGTCCGGATGAAATCAAAGTCCATGTCGGCGGCACCGAGGCGGCCTCTGGAAAGGAGTTCGGGATCGAAAAGATCATTGTCCACGAACACTACAATCCGCAAACAAGTGAAAACGACATTGCGTTAATTCGTGTGGATTCACCGGTCGATACGCCTTCTGCAAGGCCGATCAACTTGACGTCCCAAAAACTGGACCGGATCTTTGCGCGCGTCAGCGTGTGCACAACGGTTGTCGGATGGGGCGTTACGGAGGCTGGCCAGGGGGCGAAAAACCTGCAGGAAGTCTCTCTTCCAATTATCTCAAACGAGACATGCCGAGCGTCGTATCCCAACGAAGTCATTGATGAAACTCAGATTTGCGCTGCATACTCTGACGGACAGCGCGACTCCTGCAGTGGCGACAGTGGTGGCCCACTGGTGGTCGAGATTGGCAACACTGGAAACTTCGTGCAAGTTGGCGTTGTAAGCTGGGGCTACGGCTGTGCTGAAAAGGGCCACCCAGGCGTCTATGCCCGGGTCGCTGCCTATATCGACTGGATCAAGGAAAAGACCGGCAGCAACTAG
- a CDS encoding OmpA family protein, with protein sequence MTERDIVVTLTSEPEQGSEVSIFFPIEFALNSADLNQGAVTNLAKIGVALQSPELRNLTVLVEGHTDASGAAAYNQKLSERRAKSAAEFLSSLGVEASRLKVVGRGELDPIENVNPYAARQRRVEIVRVF encoded by the coding sequence ATGACAGAACGCGACATTGTCGTGACTTTGACCTCTGAACCAGAGCAAGGTTCTGAAGTTTCGATATTTTTCCCGATTGAATTCGCGCTGAATTCGGCCGATCTCAACCAGGGGGCCGTCACGAATCTGGCAAAGATCGGCGTTGCGCTGCAATCACCTGAACTGCGAAACCTGACAGTTTTGGTTGAAGGACACACGGATGCGTCTGGAGCTGCTGCCTACAATCAGAAGCTTTCCGAACGCCGCGCCAAATCCGCAGCCGAATTTCTGTCTTCCCTCGGTGTCGAGGCTAGTCGTTTGAAAGTCGTTGGTCGCGGTGAACTCGATCCGATCGAAAATGTAAACCCCTACGCCGCAAGGCAAAGGCGCGTGGAAATCGTGAGGGTTTTCTGA
- a CDS encoding caspase family protein has product MRLIVFILLFSFSWTSSAKAERHALVIGNANYASLEDLTNTHSDARAYHRALTEIGFASTLKLDLDHDAFLDELDALLARIKPGDEVAIVFSGHGWSDGGTNYLLPVDAPKLGSVRQLRRDSIVLSDGQSGLLDELKSAGVSLSVAIVDACRNNPFTPLPGKKSAGLRRGLSPITAPHGTFVIFSAGSGEEALDRLPNDPPDQRLSVFSRYFIPLLTSDLYLEDAIAVAQKRTYEVALNYNGHQQRPSYYDETLGKTCLKGNCNSKSEAQASEPQPADQKAFLSAAKAGSAEALEAFLTEYPESYLKPTAEAQLARLLGEGEQSVVTRTEFTITNPYGAKLRGSASWLSDPIDLLSKGLVVSVVETSGEWFKISRNGNHKEGWLHFSSLDRLMPEAGDDTQGQNLTTSKPSDSAGQNAGFVITNAYGARLRGDASFLSSPVGLLEPGEIVSVVETSGEWVRISGNASHNGGWLNIASLGKL; this is encoded by the coding sequence ATGCGTCTGATCGTTTTCATATTGCTATTTAGTTTTTCATGGACAAGCTCCGCCAAAGCCGAACGGCATGCTTTGGTGATCGGTAACGCCAATTATGCGTCTCTGGAAGATCTGACAAATACGCATTCGGACGCAAGAGCCTATCACAGGGCGTTGACTGAGATAGGTTTTGCATCAACCTTGAAACTTGATTTGGATCACGACGCCTTTTTAGACGAATTGGACGCGTTGTTGGCACGCATCAAACCGGGGGACGAAGTCGCTATCGTCTTCTCCGGTCACGGTTGGAGCGATGGCGGAACAAATTATCTTCTTCCGGTCGACGCTCCCAAACTCGGCAGCGTGAGACAATTGAGGCGAGACTCGATTGTCCTTAGCGATGGTCAATCAGGATTGCTGGATGAGCTGAAGAGCGCTGGTGTCAGCTTGAGTGTAGCAATTGTCGATGCCTGCCGAAATAATCCGTTCACTCCTTTGCCAGGCAAGAAAAGCGCTGGACTCCGTCGAGGCTTGTCCCCGATCACGGCTCCGCATGGTACGTTCGTCATCTTTTCCGCCGGTTCAGGTGAAGAGGCGCTGGATCGTCTACCGAACGACCCCCCGGATCAGCGTCTAAGCGTCTTTTCCCGATATTTCATTCCATTGTTGACGAGTGATCTGTATCTCGAAGACGCGATCGCAGTTGCACAGAAGCGAACTTATGAAGTTGCGCTCAACTATAATGGCCATCAGCAACGGCCATCCTACTATGATGAAACTCTGGGTAAAACTTGCCTGAAAGGGAATTGCAATTCCAAATCTGAAGCCCAGGCGAGTGAACCCCAACCCGCAGACCAGAAGGCATTTCTTTCCGCGGCGAAAGCGGGGTCAGCAGAAGCCCTGGAGGCTTTCCTTACTGAATATCCTGAAAGTTACCTCAAACCAACGGCTGAAGCTCAACTCGCAAGGTTGCTGGGTGAAGGGGAGCAGTCTGTAGTTACCAGAACCGAATTTACGATCACAAACCCATATGGGGCAAAGTTAAGAGGATCGGCCTCCTGGTTGAGCGATCCGATTGACTTGCTTTCTAAAGGTTTGGTCGTTTCTGTCGTTGAGACTTCAGGAGAATGGTTCAAAATTTCTCGAAACGGAAATCACAAAGAAGGTTGGCTTCACTTTTCAAGTCTCGATAGGTTAATGCCCGAAGCAGGCGATGATACGCAAGGTCAGAATTTGACGACCAGCAAGCCGTCAGATTCAGCCGGGCAAAACGCTGGATTTGTTATTACAAACGCCTATGGCGCTAGGTTGCGAGGCGATGCCAGTTTCCTAAGCTCTCCGGTTGGCTTGCTTGAACCCGGTGAGATTGTTTCGGTCGTAGAAACCAGCGGCGAGTGGGTTAGAATTTCTGGAAATGCAAGCCACAATGGTGGTTGGCTCAACATTGCAAGTCTCGGCAAACTGTAG
- a CDS encoding DUF4384 domain-containing protein: MTRRPCTFLLPIGAALSLIFVPAHADDTVFRTLVPEQEQVASIEVPQSELDIQLKINNPKGLYKVGETLELSVATNKDAYVTVVSVNEDKVMTVLYPYAEGTDNLVKPGELKKIAGKGTGVLLRFAEPVGTDVIKAFASTEKVPLLDADILATASGSKIRVAKAEIKTLVPEIEGAISETASSGKAEWATDSVSVTSYSGELPAAYSDAGQTISVSEPFSFSLASNKLVYDLGEPIKITASTEKECRLAIYNIGTSGAVRQLFPNKVQTDATLKAGQPMEISGAVTFSSVGPAGAETVLALCSEKAVPTMNEAADLINELFPKVGDWDQLSQKNLTLVATPEAQELGLGLTARAAMSLLTR, translated from the coding sequence ATGACTAGACGTCCCTGCACATTTTTACTCCCCATCGGTGCTGCGCTGAGCTTGATTTTCGTGCCAGCGCATGCCGATGACACCGTTTTCAGGACGTTGGTACCCGAACAAGAGCAGGTGGCATCGATCGAAGTACCGCAGTCCGAGCTCGACATTCAGCTCAAGATCAACAATCCGAAAGGGCTTTATAAGGTTGGAGAAACACTTGAACTGTCCGTCGCAACGAACAAGGACGCGTACGTCACAGTCGTTTCCGTCAACGAAGACAAGGTTATGACCGTGCTCTATCCCTATGCTGAGGGCACAGATAACCTTGTAAAGCCAGGCGAACTCAAGAAGATTGCCGGCAAGGGAACGGGAGTGCTCCTCAGGTTTGCTGAACCTGTCGGCACGGACGTTATAAAGGCCTTTGCTTCCACTGAAAAAGTACCGCTTCTGGATGCCGACATTTTGGCAACGGCCTCGGGAAGCAAGATCAGGGTCGCAAAGGCAGAGATCAAGACACTTGTTCCGGAAATCGAAGGCGCAATCAGTGAGACCGCATCATCCGGAAAGGCTGAATGGGCGACGGACAGTGTTAGCGTAACGTCCTACTCCGGCGAACTTCCCGCTGCCTATTCAGACGCTGGACAAACGATCTCGGTGAGCGAACCTTTCTCCTTCAGCCTCGCTTCAAACAAACTTGTCTACGACCTGGGTGAGCCCATAAAGATTACGGCATCGACCGAGAAAGAGTGTCGCTTGGCAATCTATAATATCGGCACATCGGGTGCAGTCCGGCAACTCTTTCCCAACAAAGTGCAAACTGACGCCACACTGAAGGCGGGACAACCCATGGAGATTTCCGGCGCCGTCACTTTTTCCTCGGTGGGACCGGCGGGAGCCGAAACCGTGCTGGCGCTCTGCTCTGAAAAAGCCGTGCCGACAATGAACGAAGCAGCGGATCTGATAAACGAACTTTTTCCGAAGGTCGGAGACTGGGATCAGCTTAGTCAGAAAAACCTGACGCTGGTCGCAACCCCGGAAGCACAGGAACTCGGCCTTGGCCTGACAGCACGTGCCGCAATGTCCCTTCTGACGCGCTGA
- a CDS encoding caspase family protein, giving the protein MIIGNAKYVSLEDLTNTHADARAYREALVDLGFKATLKLDLDLDSTLDALDELLGEVAPGDEVAFVYSGHGWSDGAENFLLPVDAPKQGSDRQLRRTSIALSNGEDGLLDELEAAGVSLTVAIVDACRNNPFTPRPGKKSASLGRGLSPITAPHGTFVIFSAGSGEEALDRLPDDPPGEGLSVFTRTFVPLLSSGLYLEDAIAVAQEETYKIAKTYNGHQQQPSYYDETRGKTCLASDCKAGSAVTLPQQPKPDRNAFIRAMNEGTPKALQAFLDNYPESEFAGFVKERLESLMREAKAPPPEPIHRESPRSPKKDCAWRGDTAFCASSTLSSQGRNTYKSANLFDQKRFTAWVEGESGHGINEWISIEFPEPKAVEYLLIGNGYNKNNDIYSKNGRVHRAEISLSTGDRFMVTLKDTPRSQQIFLSNYPPVTWIQLKIVSVYEGWKYKDTAISELKVGLK; this is encoded by the coding sequence TTGATAATTGGCAACGCCAAGTACGTGTCCTTGGAAGACCTGACCAACACTCACGCTGACGCGCGGGCCTATCGCGAAGCGCTGGTTGACCTTGGGTTTAAGGCAACGTTGAAGCTGGACCTTGACCTGGACAGCACACTGGACGCGCTTGATGAACTCTTGGGTGAAGTTGCTCCCGGCGATGAGGTCGCCTTCGTCTATTCCGGCCATGGCTGGAGCGATGGTGCTGAGAACTTCCTTTTGCCTGTCGATGCTCCCAAGCAAGGTAGCGACCGGCAACTGAGGCGGACCTCAATCGCCTTGAGCAACGGTGAGGATGGTTTGCTGGATGAACTCGAGGCTGCTGGTGTAAGTCTGACCGTCGCGATTGTGGATGCGTGCCGCAACAATCCATTCACGCCGCGGCCGGGCAAGAAAAGCGCCAGTCTCGGCCGAGGACTGTCGCCGATCACCGCTCCGCACGGCACTTTTGTTATCTTTTCCGCAGGGTCGGGTGAGGAGGCGTTGGACCGCTTACCCGACGATCCGCCTGGAGAGGGCCTGAGTGTTTTTACCAGGACATTTGTTCCGTTGCTTTCGAGCGGTCTTTACCTTGAAGACGCGATTGCAGTCGCTCAAGAAGAAACCTACAAGATTGCAAAGACTTATAACGGACATCAGCAGCAACCGTCCTACTATGATGAAACGCGGGGCAAGACATGCCTGGCCAGCGACTGTAAAGCGGGTTCTGCCGTCACTTTGCCGCAACAACCGAAGCCCGACAGAAACGCTTTTATCCGTGCCATGAATGAGGGAACACCAAAGGCCCTTCAAGCTTTCTTAGATAACTACCCCGAGAGCGAATTCGCAGGCTTCGTAAAAGAACGTCTCGAGAGTTTGATGCGTGAAGCGAAGGCACCTCCACCAGAACCTATCCACCGTGAGAGCCCCCGATCACCTAAAAAAGACTGTGCCTGGCGCGGAGACACGGCATTTTGCGCGAGTTCGACTTTATCGAGCCAAGGGCGAAATACGTACAAGTCCGCCAACCTGTTCGATCAGAAGCGGTTTACAGCCTGGGTAGAAGGTGAATCTGGGCATGGTATCAATGAATGGATTTCGATCGAGTTTCCGGAGCCCAAGGCAGTTGAGTACCTTTTGATCGGGAATGGATACAACAAGAATAATGACATTTATTCGAAAAATGGCAGGGTGCACAGGGCAGAAATTTCGTTGTCTACTGGCGACCGTTTCATGGTCACGCTAAAAGACACCCCAAGAAGTCAGCAAATATTTCTGAGTAATTATCCTCCTGTGACGTGGATTCAGCTCAAGATAGTGTCCGTTTATGAAGGGTGGAAGTATAAGGACACAGCGATCAGCGAGTTGAAAGTAGGTTTGAAGTGA
- a CDS encoding serpin family protein, with translation MTSIAIKFLLILSVSGLTLAGNSAVSAKQLKNCDDVSAAALGELTKDLVLAAKTNQDGKANSVVSPAGFLNLTNLLSVNSSDALTEVLNNAEHVLQAGNCIQPRLSETESQSGPQTDFSLVVHNQSFQPTPELNSVIGPIGKADATFTGEILELPASGLADWTKSLNTRLSGLLGDMIESPVDVEPSTNFLLANILAFKSSWKYTFDPTKTHPAEFEVESGSSVPVAMMKQEKLFTFVQKKDGYTRVLLPFADSAYVLQLILPPEATETQKWLNQLDPNWLALRQDAAEHDSAERELIWPGTAETVGLELPRFEADGRNNLRMMMMKLGLGDLYRNADLLTGLFDPSRPIDEMTQTVAFKADETGAEAAAVTVATSTRSSLADPEVIRFDRPFFFTLNHPESGSILFAGAIGEPEPWNGPMPAQRAEKEPEPAVKEESADQGFWQNLKQMIAGLF, from the coding sequence GTGACCTCGATTGCAATCAAATTTCTGCTGATACTCAGCGTTTCAGGTCTTACCCTGGCAGGAAATTCTGCCGTTTCTGCGAAACAGCTGAAAAATTGCGACGATGTCTCGGCGGCGGCTCTTGGCGAACTGACAAAGGACCTCGTTCTTGCTGCTAAGACAAATCAAGACGGCAAAGCGAACTCTGTTGTGTCACCTGCCGGTTTCCTGAACTTGACAAATCTACTCTCTGTTAATTCTTCGGATGCACTTACCGAGGTTTTGAACAACGCAGAGCATGTCTTGCAAGCAGGCAACTGTATTCAGCCAAGGCTTTCTGAAACAGAAAGCCAGTCCGGGCCTCAAACAGATTTCAGTCTTGTTGTTCACAATCAGAGTTTCCAACCCACGCCTGAACTTAACAGCGTTATCGGGCCTATCGGCAAAGCCGATGCCACCTTCACGGGCGAGATACTGGAACTTCCGGCGAGCGGCCTGGCTGACTGGACCAAGTCACTTAATACCAGGCTTTCCGGGCTGCTTGGAGACATGATCGAGAGCCCGGTTGATGTTGAACCAAGCACGAACTTTCTGCTTGCAAACATTTTGGCTTTCAAGTCGTCCTGGAAATACACGTTTGACCCGACAAAGACGCATCCGGCTGAATTTGAGGTCGAGAGTGGCAGCTCGGTCCCGGTTGCAATGATGAAACAGGAGAAGCTGTTTACATTCGTCCAAAAGAAGGACGGTTACACACGCGTGTTGCTCCCCTTCGCAGACAGCGCTTATGTCCTCCAGCTTATTTTGCCGCCTGAAGCAACTGAAACGCAGAAGTGGCTGAACCAGCTGGATCCCAACTGGCTTGCTCTCAGACAGGACGCAGCGGAACACGATTCCGCGGAAAGAGAACTCATTTGGCCAGGCACTGCTGAAACCGTGGGACTCGAGTTGCCAAGGTTCGAAGCCGATGGTCGAAACAACCTGCGCATGATGATGATGAAACTCGGTCTCGGCGATCTCTATCGCAATGCCGATTTGTTGACCGGCCTTTTTGACCCATCCAGGCCGATCGACGAAATGACGCAAACGGTGGCCTTCAAGGCGGACGAAACTGGTGCTGAAGCAGCCGCCGTGACTGTCGCTACATCCACGCGCTCGTCACTTGCCGATCCTGAGGTGATCCGTTTCGACAGGCCCTTTTTCTTCACGCTAAATCACCCGGAAAGCGGGAGCATCTTGTTTGCTGGTGCCATAGGCGAACCTGAACCCTGGAATGGTCCAATGCCGGCACAGCGAGCGGAGAAGGAGCCCGAGCCTGCCGTAAAGGAGGAAAGCGCCGACCAGGGATTTTGGCAAAACCTGAAACAGATGATTGCAGGCCTTTTTTAA
- a CDS encoding DUF4384 domain-containing protein, translated as MRKIQFGHSVLHALLVLATVSVATTAKADRCKAIKIETDQKLSDVEIDFQLFFQDEAISSSDSMVTAPELSDGSNIDLCFESNQSGLVSLWSYSADGSAPSRLLPHEYTQIGSYEPGLKVEPGKKYCLSELLVQDKKIAIKVRPPFGRAQAYLHFAKDENEQFGPEDFPVISDKALKTATSCGDSPVARSGALRSYHSVELAYEVVE; from the coding sequence ATGAGGAAAATTCAGTTTGGACACAGCGTTTTGCACGCACTTTTGGTTCTGGCAACAGTATCCGTCGCAACGACCGCTAAGGCGGACCGCTGCAAGGCGATAAAGATCGAAACCGATCAAAAGTTGTCGGACGTTGAGATCGATTTTCAGCTGTTCTTTCAAGACGAGGCAATCTCTTCGTCGGACAGTATGGTGACTGCTCCGGAACTCTCTGACGGCAGTAACATTGATCTCTGTTTTGAGAGCAATCAATCCGGTCTTGTTTCCCTGTGGTCCTATTCGGCCGACGGATCTGCACCTTCTCGTTTGCTTCCTCACGAATATACCCAGATTGGAAGTTACGAGCCCGGCCTTAAGGTTGAGCCAGGGAAGAAGTACTGCCTTTCAGAACTGCTTGTACAGGACAAGAAGATCGCCATTAAAGTTCGGCCTCCATTCGGTCGCGCTCAAGCGTACCTGCATTTCGCAAAAGACGAGAACGAACAGTTTGGTCCAGAGGATTTCCCGGTGATCAGCGACAAGGCGCTTAAAACTGCCACGAGTTGCGGGGACAGCCCTGTTGCGAGATCTGGGGCCCTGCGGTCCTACCATTCCGTTGAACTTGCATACGAGGTTGTGGAATGA
- a CDS encoding M15 family metallopeptidase: MRWSLDIKALGLAVTILLSCPVQSAELPDGLVYLKEIDASIIQDMRYATRQNFTGRKVPGYLAGECILTRKAASDLSKVNSELNEIGLGLKVFDCYRPERAVAAFVDWVGAAERTRTRKQYHPNVPKNALIPKYIASRSSHSTARAVDVTIYELHKSAKHDEGPCASSGRSTQDLDMGTTFDCFDPLSETHNKTLSRKHRVNRSLLLDAMERHRFRNYSGEWWHFTHQSGASKRRYDFPIEPR; this comes from the coding sequence GTGAGGTGGAGCCTTGATATCAAGGCGCTTGGCCTCGCAGTCACTATTCTTCTGTCGTGCCCGGTTCAGTCTGCTGAATTGCCCGATGGCTTGGTTTATCTCAAAGAAATCGATGCTTCCATCATCCAGGACATGCGCTACGCAACGCGCCAAAACTTCACTGGCCGGAAGGTTCCCGGTTACTTGGCCGGGGAGTGTATTCTGACTCGAAAGGCCGCGTCCGATTTGTCGAAAGTCAATTCGGAGCTCAATGAGATTGGCCTCGGGCTGAAGGTTTTTGACTGCTACAGACCGGAAAGAGCCGTGGCGGCTTTTGTCGACTGGGTTGGCGCTGCCGAACGAACCCGGACCCGAAAACAGTATCATCCGAACGTTCCCAAGAATGCGCTTATCCCAAAATACATCGCCAGCCGCTCAAGTCACTCGACTGCCAGAGCGGTCGATGTCACAATTTACGAACTCCACAAGTCTGCAAAGCACGATGAAGGTCCTTGCGCGTCATCTGGGCGTTCAACCCAAGACCTTGACATGGGAACGACTTTTGATTGTTTCGACCCATTGAGTGAGACACACAACAAGACGCTCTCGCGAAAACACCGAGTTAACCGTTCATTGCTTCTCGATGCGATGGAACGACACAGGTTTCGAAATTATTCTGGCGAGTGGTGGCACTTTACGCATCAGTCTGGTGCTTCGAAGCGTCGATACGATTTTCCCATCGAACCGAGATGA